The following are from one region of the Littorina saxatilis isolate snail1 linkage group LG4, US_GU_Lsax_2.0, whole genome shotgun sequence genome:
- the LOC138964245 gene encoding uncharacterized protein has translation MADHRAEFRDFDHTKESDRLDVLLHSHLANKKQFQALWTVIRLLLLLSHGQATVERGFSVNKETSADNISELGLVARRQILNHIRQVGGVLKVDMSKELLMSASSARSRYQQFLDEEKKENEAVRAGAKRKRVEDSVSDLKLKRIRLEEEGTHLENRADQRAEDAENDAINSLSIIAESNALRRRAKEKRASVVLMQKNIDDEMKRVDSL, from the coding sequence ATGGCTGACCATAGAGCTGAGTTCCGGGATTTTGATCACACAAAGGAAAGCGACAGACTGGATGTGCTCCTCCACAGTCACCTGGCAAACAAGAAGCAGTTCCAAGCGCTGTGGACGGTCATCCGGCTCCTGCTGCTTCTCTCCCATGGCCAGGCGACTGTGGAGAGAGGTTTTTCTGTCAACAAGGAGACCAGTGCTGACAACATATCAGAGCTGGGCCTTGTTGCCCGTCGTCAGATTCTCAACCACATCAGGCAGGTGGGGGGAGTGCTTAAAGTGGACATGAGCAAGGAACTGCTCATGTCTGCTTCTTCTGCCAGAAGCAGGTACCAGCAGTTTCTGgatgaggaaaaaaaagaaaatgaggcTGTGCGAGCAGGTGCGAAGCGGAAGCGAGTGGAGGATTCAGTCTCCGACCTGAAGCTAAAAAGGATCCGCCTGGAGGAGGAGGGCACCCACTTGGAGAACCGGGCAGACCAGCGAGCAGAAGACGCTGAAAATGATGCCATAAACTCACTCAGCATCATCGCCGAGTCAAATGCCCTTCGCAGGCGGGCAAAAGAGAAGAGAGCCAGTGTCGTTCTGATGCAGAAAAACATAGACGATGAAATGAAGCGAGTTGACTCTCTCTAG